The following nucleotide sequence is from Salvia miltiorrhiza cultivar Shanhuang (shh) chromosome 7, IMPLAD_Smil_shh, whole genome shotgun sequence.
ACAGTCTGGAATGATGGTCTTTTCTGATGGCTCAAAGGGACCTCAACGTACGCTTGTGGTTCCGGATGGTACTTCCCTTACGCAAGCACAAGGGATTCCCAATTCTAACCCTAATGGGGCGGCGGCTTCCTCTTCGACAACTATTCCCACGAATTCGCTTCGTCAACAAGTTACTGATATGGGAGAGAAGATTGATGCCCACAAATCCTATGCGGAGATGGCTTCTAACAGGGGCCAACGACGCTCTGACGTAGCTGCTCATAACTTTCATGCACTACGTCCCATGAAGGAGGGTGATCAGTTCTGTTTCAAAATGCCCAAAGATCTTCTTATCAAACAAATTTCGGAGTTTCAATACGCTTTGACAGGAAGACTTTTGCTTCGTAAAGGTGAAAAACCGAAGCCGGCAATGATGTTAAAAAAGGAGTTGAATGATTTATGGGGAATTGCTTCTTCTTGGCAACTTATTCCCCTTGGAAAAGGCTACTACACTTTGGTTTTTCAAAGTGAGGCGGACAAAACCTGTGCCAAGGTTAAAAACACTTGGGAACTTCTTAATGGTCATCTTCGACTCAGGGAATGGTCAAGGAATTTCGATCCCTTCAAGGAGCATTCTTCGTTGGCTAATGTGTGGGTGAGAATACACTATTTGCCGATAGAATATTGGCACGCGGAAGTGTTGGCTGGAGTTGCGAGATATATTGGGCATCCTATTAGAATCGATGCGGCTTCAGTGAAGAAGGATTTTGGACAGTTTGCGAGGGTCTTGGTCGAGTTAGATATGTCTAAACCTCTTCCTACTTCTCTTCTTTTTGATGAAGGAGATTTCGCTTTTTATATTGAGTTCACTTATGAAAAGCTCCCACTTTACTGCAACAGGTGCAAAATAACAGGACACTCTCCTGATAGATGTTTCAAAGCTATTCAAAAGGAAACTGACGAGCCAACTACTCACGTCAAGATTGCCACGCAACAACCAAGGGGAAAACAATGGCAAGAAATTGAGCATATTCAGACTAGGAACAACGAACATGAAGCCGCCTTGCATGAGCATGGAAATCAACCTGTCGGCGATCAGCAGATTCAGCAACATTCGGTTAAAGAGAAGCAACGCTCGGGGACTACGATTGGAAACACTTTTGCTGTGTTGGAAAACCTGAGAGGTGAAGAAACTGGGTTACAAATCTTGGAGGCTGAGCAGATAACTGATAAATCCGCGCGAGTTCAGCAGCAAGGATCCGGTGAGGACAATGAACCAAGAGCTACACCTCAGAAGGTTTCGCAGCCTTCGCATCGAGGCTCTTCGCCTCATCTGTTGGAGCAGGAGGAAAATGCTAAGAACAGAATCAGTGGTGAGAATGTTAGATTTCAGTTGAGGAATAATGAGGATATCAGAGGGCCGGATATGCTGGACGCTATCACCAACAATGTGGAGACATCGGTGTACGATAGGCCGCTTGAAGTTTATGTTTCTGAAAGTTCGGAAGAGGAGGAAACAATTGAAGCGGATGTTATAAGTGAGGAAATTCATTCCCGACAGCAACCAACTGATGCGATTGCTTTTGAGAATGCTATGAAGGCTCAGAGATTGGAACAAATTCTGGCATTGGCTAAGGAGCCAATTACTTCGGATATGGCAGCTAAGCGGCGCGGTCGGCCTTCAAAAAAACAGATCGCAGATCGTGCAGCGGAACAAATCTCAAAACAGTCAGAGGAGAGTATAAAACATCGACTTCGAAAAGCTGGAGATGCTGGCAATAAGCCGGAAGCTTTTGTTATTGACAATAGCAAGAAAGACTGTATTCAGGCGATGGAGAATGTCGCCCGTGAAAGCTGGGCGGCTGAGGTGGAAAGATGCGGAGGCTCCTCCGCACATTTCAATCAATCTTCATGAATATAATCGCCTGGAATGTCCGTGGTTTGACGGACGAATCCAAGCGGTTACTTAAGGAGCATTGTAACTCCTTTTCTCCTATTATCTTGGGTTTGATTGAACCTAAGAAGGCGTTTCGTAAGGTGAGGCAGAGCTACTGGAATTCTTTAAATATGGTGCATATTCATCAAAATTGTCGAGCATCTAAAAGTTCAAACATTTGGGTTCTTGCTCACCCTGATGTGATTACAACCATGGTTTTTTCCTCTGACCAATCTGTGATCGTTGATTGTATTTGGCAAACTTACAACTTTCGTGTAGCTATTATACACGGAGCTAATGACCAGATCCTCCGCCGTCAACTTTGGCATGATCTTCTCCATTTCACGTCGGGTAATACTGtctttattggtgattttaacGCAGTAAAAGGCTCTAATGAAAGGATCAGTTCTAGGTCCCCTTCAAGAAGCTCATGCTTGGACTTCTGCGCTTTCATTGATGATTCTCAATTCATTGAATCTCCTACTGAAGGGATTCGCTTTACCTGGTCTGGACGTCGGTTTCTTCCCCGTCATGTTGAATCTATCCTTGATAGAGCGTTTTTTTCCAAGGGTTTTGCTGATTTATGCGATTCTATTGTTACCACGGCGCTTCCGAGGCTCACCTCTGATCATTCTCCGTTAGTTCTGCAGTGCCGTCATGTTACTCCCTCTGGCATAAGACACTTCAGATTTCTGAATATGTGGACCCTTCATCCTTCGTTCTTAGATATGGTGAAGAATTCGTGGACGGTTGATGTTAACACTAATTGTCCTATTCTGTGTGTTATGTTGAAACTCAAGAGGCTGCGTTATGATATTAAGGTCTGGAATAAAGATGTTTTTGGCAACGTGGATAATTCGATTGGTCTATTTCAGAATCATTTGGCGGTCACCCAGAACCAGATTTCTGAAACTGGATATACTGATGAGCTTTTCGATGAGGAGATTCGTTTGCAAGCTGAGCTTAATGTTGCGCtttctagaaaaaataattttcttcaACAGAAAAGCCGTGCCTCGTGGTTGCAAGATGGGGATAGAAATACGACTTTCTTTCACAGAATGATAAAATTCAAACGGAGGAATACTTTGATTACTCGCTTGAATATTGATGGTGTGGATGTCTATGATCCGAGTATTATTGAGCAGCATATCATCGGGCACTTCTCGGCTCTTTTCATGGATGATGGAAGCCCGAGCGCTGACCCTTTGGAGATTGAGGCGCTTTTTGATCTGCCGGTTTCGGATGCTCAGAATAATTTTTTGGTCAGTATTCCTGAGGAGAGTGAGATTGCAGCGGAGGTCTTTGGAATGGACGCTAATAGTGCCCCTGGACCCGATGGTTTCTCTGGTTCCTTCTTTCAGACTTGCTGGGAAATTATTAAGACGGATGTTGTAAGTGCTGTTCAAACTTTTTTCCGGTCTTCTTATTTACCTACTAGTTGCAATTCTAGTACAATGATTCTTATTCCAAAGAAGAAGGATGTTTCAACTGTTGCTGATTTGAGGCCCATCGTTCTGTCGAacttcttctttaaaatcattTCCAAAATCTTGGCGTCAAGGCTTAGCAGGATTGCGTCCACTCATATCTCTAATAACCAATTTGGTTTCATTAGTGGTCGCAACATTCATGATTGCATTATGCTCAGCTCTGAGGGATTCAACTCGATGCAACGTACGAATCGGGGTTCGAATATGGCTTGCAAAATTGACATTCGTAAGGCTTTTGACACCATTCGCTGGGAGTTCATTATGCAAGTTTTGAGGGCGAATGGATATCATGAGAAGTTCGTCAATTGGATTTGGATCATTTTTAGCTCTGCCCGGCTCTCCATTCTTTACAATGGTCAGCTTTCGGGGTACTTCTCTTGTTCTCGTGGGGTTAGGCAGGGTGATCCGTTGTCGCCGATTTTATTTGGGATTGCGGAAGACGTCCTGAGTCAACTTATCAACAGTTGTGTGGAATCGAAACACCTTGGTCCGATGGGTTTCAGTCGGGCCACTTATTTTCCAACACACTTATTTTATGCTGATGATATTATCCTTTTTAGCACTGCTACGGTTCGTAATGCTCGCAAGATCAAGGAAATTCTGAATTATTATGGTTCGATTTCTGGTCAGGTTTGCAGTCAGGATAAATCGAATCTCTACTTCGCTAGGGGCGTAACTACGGATAGGAGAAGGGCTATTCAGCGTGTCATGGGTTTCTCTGTGGGGAATCTTCCGATGACGTATCTGGGAGTTCCTATTTTTGTTGGTCGTCCGCGGCCTCGTATCTCATGCCGATCTTTGATAAAATTGTCCAAAAGTTTGCAAGGTGGAAAGGTCTTCAACTGTCTATCGCAGGCCGTTTATGTTTGGTGAGGTCTGTGATTCAGAGTTCGATTGTGCATTCGATGATGGTTTATAAATGGCCTAAATCGTTATTGCATTCGCTTGACCGTAAATGTCGTAATTTCATTTGGACGGGCAGCATTGATCAGCAACCGCGTTGTTCTGTTAGTTGGAGACGGGTGTGCGCTCCTAAAGAGGAAGGTGGTCTTGGCATTCGTTCTTTTACTTTAATGAATAAATCTTTTTTGATGAAGCTGGCAtggaagatgataaaaggtgatGATTGGGCTCATCGGATTATGAGGTCCAGATACCTCACGACCTTCAGCTATGCTAAACAAAATATTGCTAATTCGACTATTTGGCTCGGCGTAAAAAATGAGATTGATCCCTTGGTGGTTGATTCTTACTCTTGCATCAATAATGGTGCTAATACTTATTTTTGGAAGGATGATTGGCTGGGTTATATTTTGGTGGATAAGCTCAAAATTCCTCACTACATGCATGATTATCTCCATTTCTCTGTGAAAGATTACTACTATGATGGTCTGTGGCATTTCTCGGCTTCGTTTGTGAATTATTTTCCTGAAGTGGTGGCTGATATTTTATTGATTCCTATGAGCGAGGAAAAAGATTCTAGATATTGGAAGCATTCGCTCAAGGGGGATGTCTCGGCGGCTTTAGCCTTCTCTAAGAATTGTCATTGTTACACTATGGTGAAATGGGGGACTTGGATTTGGGAACCGTACATACCGATTCGTCGTTCGATCTTATGCTGGAGGATTCTTCATGGGCGTCTTCCAACCTTGGATACTCTTGTTAGACAAGGTATGGTCACTCCTAATGGTTGCCCCTTTTGCTATATGGATGCTGAAACCATTGAACATATCATGTGGAGCTGTCCTCGGATTAGTTACATTTGGGAAACGTTTCTGGTCTGGTTTCATAAAACGGATCTGTTAAGTTGCTTGGATATTCACACTTTTTTAGTGCTGGCTTGGAATGCTTGCTTCAGCCCCCAAATTTTGGCTTTTTGGAAAGCAGGCATTATTTCGATCCTTTGGAAGATATGGGACTGTAGGAATGCGCTTGTTTTCGATGATCTCCGTTTTGAGGCTCGGTCGATTCTTGCTTTTGttaaagcttattttaaagagatgGATTCTAATTTTTCACGGCTTGGTACCATCAAGAATACTTGGACTGACTACGTGATTGTTAGAAGTCTTGGAATTGGCAGTCGAGCTGCTCCTCCCCCTCGCATGGTGGAGgtttattggtggcctccggtgaCTCATTGGATTAAGGTCAACACCGATGGCTCTGCTAAAGGGGCTCCTGGTCGTATTGCCGCGGGAGGAGTTTTTAGGGATAATTTTGCTTCTGTCCGTGGCTGTTTTCACATCAAGGGTGGTAGTgggtttgcttttgaagctgagcttcTCGCGGTTATTACTGCTATTAATATTGCTCATGATCGTGGCTGGCTCCATCTTTGGATTGAGTCCGATTCGATGTATGTGGTGCGGTTGTTGGAGAATCGCTCCACGGATGTTCCCTGGCGTTTCTTAGCTTCCTGGAAGCAGGTTCTTCGTCGTCTTCatggtttttctttgattgttacTCACATCTTTCGGGAAGGAAATCACCCCGCGGACATAATGGCCAATGATGATAGACAAGAGGGATGGTGGCCTTATGCGATTGACGATATTAAACATGCGGTGGCTCGTGATTTTTCTACCCATAGCTTTGTTAGAATGGTGCTTTAAGGTGTTAGTGTTTGTTTCGAATAGGTTGGATGCTTTTCGCGACAGGTGCGGTTGCTTCGTTGGGGTTTCGATTGTCTGCTGGTGTTGGGATGGTTTTGCAGGAGGGTGGGCGATTTCTGGTGTTAGGGTCGGGGTGTCAGCGGTGTCTTTTTTCAGTGCTCGGGTGAGCTCGACACTGGGAGCCGACTGGTCGGACCTCTTGGATCTCCGTGATCGGCGTGTTTCTACCGTTTCACGTCGAGCTTGATTGAGGAGCGGAGGTTTTCGTCGTCGATGTGCCGCCTCTTGGAGTgttatcttcttcttctgtttGCATGGTTTTTCTTCGTCTGCTGATTTTCCTTTTAGTTTCGCTAGTTGTGGCTGGTGTCGTGCTGTTTCTGGTTTTCAGTTTGGTTCCTTTTTGGTTGGTCGTGTTTTTGCTTCTTCTTTGCTTGTTCTCTTTTGTTGGTTTGCTTTGATGTGTTCGGGAACCGAgctgcttaggggtgatggttcggccggaatctcTGAAGTTGTCTCACTTCCGTTCCCACACAGCTcctttttagacgagtactctttttcccttttaaggattttccgaccaggtttgccttaaaagggttttaatgaggctcggcccttagtttgttgtttgtgcactcaagggttcttggttcgttttttctctttctctttttaataaaatttaatttaaaagtaaattcattatgttttgtaaattgagttattttttgtattgaataGGTCCGTTATTCGAGACCCGAGACGATCAATCGTCCAACAGTTGAGATCAGTACGTACTACAATATTAAGTACCTGTCGACAGTAGCGGGGAGACTACAACAAATTGGCGATTTTGAACTGGAGAATACGTTCAGGCAGGGGTGCTTTGGTATGATGTTGGATTGGCAGCCGGGCCAGAAGTGCAATGCTGCATTGCACCATATTGTCTCTCGTCATCTTAAGATGACGAGAGAcgatgaggatgatgagatcTGCTTCAACATCAACGGGAGGAAGGTTGACTTTACTCCGAGAGATTTCGCTCTCGTGACAGGATTGGCCTTTGGGGATGATCCTTTTGATACTTTGGCTGAGCACGATCTGAGCGAGGCTCGGACATTTATACAATTTTGCCGCGGGAAGCATGTGTCAGTGCAGGGGCTGGCGGATATATATTTCGACACCGCCAGTCGAGTGGTTGACCCCGACGGCGGGTTCTACCTCCGTGTGGCCCACTtgttggtgctacacgcatttGTATTAGGAGTGGACGTGCGACGACCCGTGCAGTCCTGGACTTGGAAGCTGGTGGATGATTTGACAGCCTTTTCAAGATTTCCTTGGGGATCGTGCGCGTATAGGAGCTTGAACTACAGGTTGAAGAATACCACAATTAAGAATGATAAGACCAAGTAccacttctacggtccttcttGGGCCCTATTCATTTGGGGTCTTGAGGTTATTCCCGACTTGGCAGCAGCCATAGCCATATGCAATGCGGGAGTTCACCCTAGATTCAAGAGGTGGACGTTCGTGAAGACCAAGGTCGATGGGTTACAGAGTTTATTTGAGACAGAGGTAATAATttagttgtttatttgttaatattattttattttatgaatattaatgtTTAACTACCTTTTTTTGTTTCTAGGAGAACGGGATATGGGAGATGATCCCCGATAAGTACGAGGTCACGACGCATTACTGGCGATCGGTGGCAGGCGTCAATGCCGGGCCAGGGGTTCGAGTACCAGAGCCGGGAGTCTTTGGTCATAGGCAGCCTCGGGCGCGTTACAGTGGTGGGGACCGCAACGAGCCTACTATTGAGCATCAACCACGGCGTCGCAGTACGAGACAGGATACTGGCAAGCGCCCGAGACGACTAGTAGTGGACACCTCATCGAGCAGCAGCCATCACGATCAGAGCGGGGGCGATCACCCTGTAGATTCTGGTCGAAGGTCTCACAGTCACAGAGCCCCGAGGCCTAGGCACGAGGATCAGAGTAGAGCTCCTGCACCATCACAGTGGAGCGAGCAGGATTGGCAGCGCATGCAGCACATGATGCGCGAGAGTGAGGGACGGATAGCGAGGAATGTGGAGGTCAGCCTGTTCACGAGGATTAAGAATTGGTTCGAGGAGAAGTTGGATGCTATGCATTGCCGATGCTCGCATAGCACTGATGTTCATGTGCCCAGACCTGCTCCACGATCTCACTCTGACAGGAGACGCGAGCCCGAGCCCGAGCCCGAGTCCGAGCTGGCGCAGCGAACATCCTCAGAGGCCCCATCGCATCACCGATCCCCTGCACACGAGTCTCCTGCACAAGAGGCGGGATATACTACTGGTGATGGCATGCACACCCCACAGTGGCAACATGATCCGTTTGGTGGCTCGACTAGTGGGGGGATGTGCAGACTCCGCACATGGGTGTCCACCACTTGCCCATATTCGGTGAGTCGAGTTCTTATGGTGGGCCACGCTTCTCGTGGGCTGAGCAGGGCACGAGTTCAGCATACCCGCTTGAGCTGCCTCGTTCTTCGATGCCGATCCTTAGAGATGCCGGATATTCTCAGGCAGAGATGCACGAGTATTGGAAGCAGTATAGTGGGGTATGTTGTCGTTGaattaaatttacaagtcaTTTAAATTATGTCAACAATTTTTAACTTGTGTTGTTTTAAATGAATTATAGGGAGTTTCTGAGGCAGTAGATGTTGTTCCCCTCAGTATTTGTGCACCAGAGGTTCCACGCAGAAGCCAACGACAACGGAACCCGTCGGCTGCACTTCGGTCACCATACGTGCACAGCGCCGTGCCGAGACCCGTCGAGCAACAGTATGTTGACGGGTTTGAGCGTATGATGGAAGCTGGCCGCCGTGGACACTACCAGCCGGTGGTGGTGGCAGAGAGCGAGCACCCTCTCCCATATAACTTTTGGACCCAAATGCAAAACACGAGGACTAACCTCTCGAGCAATGTTGGTTAATTTATGAAGCAGTTTTTATCATGTAAGTCTGTTTACTTATTACTAACATTTAAGTACGTGCAGGCTGTTGATATGTACATGATGACGATGAGATCGAGGTTGATGAGGGGTGCTGACTATCATATTGGATACAGAATTATTCGtaagcatttaattaaatattatgctattataatcaaatatgcttttaatataatgtttaaTTGCTGCAGAAATATTTGGATGATGAATTCAAGGAGTTGCTGTCAGCATGACGCACTATGTTTCCCTCGAAGGCAGAAGGACGGCTTTCGAGGTCCGACGCAGTTTATTCTTCGTGGG
It contains:
- the LOC130994376 gene encoding uncharacterized protein LOC130994376; the protein is MASSSNQVRYSRPETINRPTVEISTYYNIKYLSTVAGRLQQIGDFELENTFRQGCFGMMLDWQPGQKCNAALHHIVSRHLKMTRDDEDDEICFNINGRKVDFTPRDFALVTGLAFGDDPFDTLAEHDLSEARTFIQFCRGKHVSVQGLADIYFDTASRVVDPDGGFYLRVAHLLVLHAFVLGVDVRRPVQSWTWKLVDDLTAFSRFPWGSCAYRSLNYRLKNTTIKNDKTKYHFYGPSWALFIWGLEVIPDLAAAIAICNAGVHPRFKRWTFVKTKVDGLQSLFETEENGIWEMIPDKYEVTTHYWRSVAGVNAGPGVRVPEPGVFGHRQPRARYSGGDRNEPTIEHQPRRRSTRQDTGKRPRRLVVDTSSSSSHHDQSGGDHPVDSGRRSHSHRAPRPRHEDQSRAPAPSQWSEQDWQRMQHMMRESEGRIARNVEVSLFTRIKNWFEEKLDAMHCRCSHSTDVHVPRPAPRSHSDRRREPEPEPESELAQRTSSEAPSHHRSPAHESPAQETPHMGVHHLPIFGESSSYGGPRFSWAEQGTSSAYPLELPRSSMPILRDAGYSQAEMHEYWKQYSGGVSEAVDVVPLSICAPEVPRRSQRQRNPSAALRSPYVHSAVPRPVEQQYVDGFERMMEAGRRGHYQPVVVAESEHPLPYNFWTQMQNTRTNLSSNAVDMYMMTMRSRLMRGADYHIGYRIIRVAVSMTHYVSLEGRRTAFELILPIFVLGRYITCRVDLLRGICDIFDSQLFKTLPQKRFDVIAALYLLQCLLGKLLDVSKWFERTRIVQNPLENLSWRRLKIQYAEENEQF